The following are from one region of the Dreissena polymorpha isolate Duluth1 chromosome 2, UMN_Dpol_1.0, whole genome shotgun sequence genome:
- the LOC127866124 gene encoding somatostatin receptor type 2-like has protein sequence METTKDVQNTTGVYVYELLCTVDNSSSLENDTSIATNVDSQISVSHITMVTSYILICLCGLIGNGLVIYVVLRFSKMKTVTNLYILNLAISDVLFLISLPFLVTTTMLEHWIFGKAMCKIFFVSFSINFFTSVFTLTAMSADRYLAVCHPMRSVNYRTTRIAFFVCLSIWSISFCVMLPIILYSTTLANPKKPNMERCTVDWPDNDTIRGPKAFTWYTFLLGFLIPVTLISVFYMSVVLRLKSVGPRKKSKARKKCNKKVTRLVMAMICVYIICWLPYWCFQINLTFKPEHFQLPEWQIYMFKIFTLLSFANSMLNPILYAFLSGVFRKSFIEAFKFTRFLQSSKCRDGDKGVFPRSNTKKENGGDEKFEFTSMVNQTENTCMLVHNAFQMTSFPANKSEDSENEIMLGTLAVVLVDKEIQTKQSGQDV, from the coding sequence ATGGAAACGACTAAAGATGTACAGAATACGACCGGCGTTTATGTGTACGAACTGCTGTGCACCGTAGATAACAGCTCGTCGCTTGAAAACGACACATCGATTGCAACAAATGTAGATTCACAGATATCTGTGTCACATATCACGATGGTCACGTCGTACATACTAATTTGCCTATGTGGATTGATTGGTAACGGTTTAGTCATCTACGTAGTGCTTCGTTTTTCAAAGATGAAGACAGTAACTAACCTCTATATTTTAAACTTGGCAATATCAGATGTGCTGTTTCTTATCAGCTTGCCTTTTCTTGTAACAACGACAATGCTTGAACACTGGATCTTTGGAAAAGCAATGTGCAAGATATTCTTCGTGTCGTTTTCTATAAACTTTTTTACGAGTGTGTTTACGCTAACTGCTATGTCTGCGGACAGATATCTTGCAGTATGCCATCCAATGAGATCGGTCAACTACCGAACAACACGCattgcgttttttgtgtgtttaagtattTGGTCCATTTCATTCTGTGTAATGTTGCCAATAATCCTTTACTCCACAACTTTAGCTAACCCTAAAAAGCCAAATATGGAGCGATGTACAGTTGATTGGCCAGATAATGATACAATACGTGGACCGAAAGCTTTCACATGGTACACTTTCTTGTTGGGTTTTCTAATTCCTGTTACTTTAATATCGGTCTTTTATATGTCAGTTGTGTTACGTCTAAAAAGTGTTGGTCCTAGGAAAAAGTCAAAAGCGCGGAAAAAGTGTAACAAGAAGGTCACTCGTTTAGTGATGGCTATGATCTGTGTGTATATCATTTGTTGGTTGCCGTACTGGTGTTTTCAAATTAACTTGACATTTAAACCCGAACATTTCCAGTTGCCCGAATGGCAAATATATATGTTCAAAATCTTTACGCTTTTGTCCTTTGCAAATAGCATGCTTAATCCTATATTGTACGCATTTCTGAGTGGAGTATTTAGGAAAAGCTTCATCGAGGCCTTTAAATTTACGCGATTTCTTCAATCTTCGAAATGTCGCGATGGCGACAAAGGCGTGTTCCCGCGCTCGAATACAAAGAAAGAAAACGGCGGCGATGAAAAGTTTGAATTCACATCAATGGTAAATCAGACCGAAAACACGTGCATGCTAGTGCATAATGCTTTTCAGATGACTTCTTTTCCTGCGAACAAATCAGAAGATAGTGAAAACGAAATAATGCTGGGTACTCTTGCGGTTGTGCTTGTCGACAAAGAAATACAAACAAAGCAATCTGGACAAGACGTGTAG